The Marinibacterium anthonyi genome contains the following window.
GCAGTCAGCTCAGAAGAGATGGTGCTGCTGATGTCGTTCATCTTGTCGGTGAGACTGTCAGCAAAATTGTCGTAGAGCGTTTGCAGCATGGGACGGCCCTTTCCGGGTGGCGGCGATGATCAGTTGAAGGACGGGTCTCCGAAGAGACGGTCCGAACCTTCACGGTCCTTCTGCGTCTGGGTTTTCTGAGCGGCCTTGCGGGCGTTCACGCAGTTGGCGTCATCCATCGCGCGGTCGGATAGCTCGCAGGTTTCCAGCATCGCGGCCCGCTCGGCGGGATTGGCGGTGAAGTAGTCGACCGTATGGTTCTCGGCCTCTTCCTTGCAGCCTGCGAGAAACGCTGAAGCCGCAAGGGTGATGATCAGGGGAAGGGGCAGGTGCATGGTGTCTCCTCAGAAGCTGTCGTCGCCGTAGATGCTGGTGAAGGCCGCGCTTTCCTTGGCGCGGCGCTGTGCGGCGACTTCGGTCTGGCGCTGCTCTTCGACCTGTCGCTGGGCCTGCTGGAGCATGGCGAGACCCTGAATGCGGTTGGTGTCGTTCTGAAGCATGGCCTGTTCCACCGCGATCCGGGCGTTCAGGGCGTCCACCTCCTTCTGGGTGGAAACGGTGCCGATCTTGCTGCGCAGTTGTTCAAGCCCCGCCAGCCGGTCATCGGACAGCGACACGATCCGGTCCCCGACAGCGGTGTCGCGGGCCGACTGGTTGCGGATGCGGTCCAGTTCGCTCTGGTAGAAATCGTCGGCGTCGATATTGGCCCCATCCAGCGCGGAGAAGTCGGCCGCGTCCTGCGCCTTGCCAGCCAGATCACCCAGGTCATCGAGATCAATGTCGAAGTCGCTGGCAATCTGCATGGCATCCGCCCCGAAAAGTTCGCGGACATCAGGCGAGTTCAGGGCGCTGACGATGGAGTCCATGTCTGTCAGGCCATTGATCGAGGCATAGAGCGCCTTGGCCTGTTCCAGCTCTTCGACCATCTGGGCGATTTCCTTGACGAACTCGGCCTTGGCGTTGGCGATGGCCGCCGTGTCGACCACGGGAACGCCTTGGGCATGAGCCGTGGTAGAGAGGGACAGCGCCAGCGCAGCGGCTGACATGAGAAGCCTTGTCATCGGAGGTCCTTCCTTTTCTGGAACAGGCGGGGGAGCCAGTCTTTCGGGGCAGGGTGGTCCTGCATCAGCGCGTGCATGATGGCGTTGGTGGCGGTGCGGCCCGACAGGACGGTCAGCACGTCATCAAGGCCCGACAGATCGAGGTCGCAGACCACCGAGTTCTGCGCCTGCTTGATCAGGAAATGGCCGAGGGGCAGCTCGTCGCGCACGATCTGGAACTCGCGCTCGGACAGGCCAAACTCGTCGACCAAGTCCTTGCGGCTGGCGCGGTCGGAGCCGAAGAAAATCTGGCTGGCACATTGCTCGATGATCGTGCGGGCAATCGGGCTATTCACCACGTCGGAGGCCGACTGCGTTCCGGCCACGATGATGCCGTTCTGCTTGCGGATGACCTTCAGCTTGTTCTTCACGAAGTCCGAGAAGTAGGGGTCGGACAGGGCCTTCCAGAATTCGTCGATGAAGATCGCGATGCGCTGGCCGGTGATCAGGTTTTCGACCCGACGCATGAGATACATCATGATCGGGTTGCGGATTTCCGGATCGTCGAGGAAGGCGGTGATGTCGAAGCCCACCAAGTCGGCATCGAAGGCGATGGTGTCTTCGGGATTGTCAAAGACCCAGCCGAGCCGTTCGTTGTTCAGCCAGCGATCCAGCCGGTTGCCGATGTCTTCGGCACTGCCGCCGAACCCCAGCAACTCGCGCAGGGCAGAGACGGTTCGGCCAGCACGGGGTATGTTGGACAGGCCCGCGACGGCCATCTCGATCCGCCGGACGTCTTCGGCCGAGAAGGTGGCGCGCCCGCCGCCCAGCATGGATTTGACCAGTTCAACCATGAAGGTCTGGCCGTCCGCATCAAGCTCGATTGCCATGAACGGCGCGCAGCCGGTCGGGCGACCAGACTGGAAATCGAGATAGGAACCGCCCGAAGCACGGACGAAGATCTCGGCCCCGCAATCCTTGTCGAAGAGCACGCGCTTGGCACCGAACTTTTCCAGCTGCGACAGCAGGAAGGTCTGCACCACCGTCTTGCCGGAGCCGGAGGGGCCGCAGATGAAGGTGTGGCCGAGGTCGCCGACATGGAAGTTGAAGTAGAACGGGCTTCCGGCGCTGGTCTGGAGCTTGCTGACGGCGTCGCCCCATTCGTTGCCGTGCCGGTGGCCAGTCGGGTAATTGTGCAGCGGCGACATGGCCGTGTAGTTGCGGCTGGTCACCATCGCGACCCGCGCCCGATGCGCGTGGTTGCCGGGAAGCTGCGCCCAGAATTGCGGCTCAAGCCCCATGTCTTCGCGGGCGACGACAGCCCCGGATTCCGACAGCAGGTTATGCGCATCGGCAGCGCGGGCTTTCAGTTCCTTGGCGTCCTCGGTCAGGACCGTCAGGGACAGGTTATGCTCGCCCATCACGAACTCGCCCGACATCAGATCGTCGCGGGCGTCGCGCAGCCCGTCCGCTTGGGACACGGCGGGGTCATTCGCGTTGCGCAGCCGCCCTTCCTTGAGGGTCATCTGGCGCATGGCCTCGTTCTTCGCGGTGCAGCGGAAGGACTGGGTCAGGACGAAACGGAAGGGGGCCGTCAGCAGGTTGTCGAACATGTTCGGACGCGTGCGGGCATGGTATTCCTTGATGCCGAACATCGCGCCATAGGTGCTGGCGGCGGCATGGCGGATTTCCAGCGCCTCCCTCCCGAAAATCACCCGGTCAGTGTAGATCGCGTTGCCGATGGTCCCGTGAACCAGCGGGACCGGCTCATACCGGCCAGAGATCAGCTGTTTCAGGACGCTGGCGGGTTCGGAAATCAGCAAATCGCGGTGGTCCCGGATGATCGAAAGCTTCCGGGGCCGGAAGCGGCTGAGGCTGCGGGTCAGCTGTGTGGTCTTGTCGTCGAGGTCGTCCAGAAGATCCTGGTCGACCTCGATCTGGCTGCTGCGGGCGCGACGCACGCCTTTCGCCAACCGACCGCCGGGCAGGCTGCGGGGCTGCATGTAGACGGTCAGATACAGATCGTTCCGGAACAGGCGCTTGGCCTCAATGCGGCTGCGGTAACTCTCGTCGATCCAGCGGGCGAGATCGGTGATGAAGGTGCCAGACGGATAGTCGTCATCGGTGGCCCGGACCACATGGACATAGGCCATGGCAGTGTCGTCGGCGATGTTGCGCAGGGCATGGCTGAGCTGGTTGTGCAGCGTGTTGATGAACTGGGTATCCGCCGTGCGGAAAGAGACGCCCTCAAGCTTCAGCATCTGGAAGGCCCCCCGGTTGCGCGTGATGATCGTGTGCGCGTCCGAATGGCGGATGAAGGGAAGGTAGCGGTCTGCCGTGTTCTCCGTCTTGATCTTGCCCGTCAGGCCCATCAGTCGATCTCCTCGATCTTGTAGAGGCGGCGGAGACGCAGGGGGGATGTCGATGATCCCCCCCAGAGGCTCCGGTTCCGGCACCGGGCATTTGTGTCCAGCCAGCGAAACAGGATTTGGAAAGCGTTCTGATCGCGTTCGACGATCAGGCGAGAGACGCCGAGCAGGGGGATCGCAATGGGCAGGTAGAAGATCGAGTCCGCGGCGATCATCGCCAGACCGCCGATGCCGCAGCACATGGCGAAGGCTTCGACGGGAATGCCGAAGATCATCGCCGGGCGCGTGAGGGCGAGGAACAGTACGTCCTCGTTCATCTTCACCTTTTCCATGCGGTGCCCTCCCTGCCGGTCAGCCAGTGATCATGCTCAGCACCTCGGAGGAGGCGTAGATCAGGACGACACCGCCAACGGCCCAAGCGGCACGGCGCAGGTCGACGAAGTTAAAGAGCCAGCCCGCGCCGATGAACATCAGGGCGATCAGTGCAATGGGCTGCTTGGCGCTTTCGAACTCGTCGAGGATATTGTTCAGGAAGTCGGTGAAGCCTGCGGCGGCGGCGGGCTGTGCCGTTGCGGTCAGGACCGCAGCCAGAAACATCGGGGCGCCGATGCTCCGGTGGCGGGTCAGAAAGGTCTTCATGGTTGCGTCCTTCTATTGGAAAACCAAGGCGTTCGATCCGGTGGCCGCGCCGAACACGTCCCATCGTTTCGCGCTGTCCTTGTCGTCACTCAGGGAGGGCGACCGCTTTTCTATCGAGGGGGCGGTCACGGACCCCTCTCCCAGCACGCGGGCCACATAGCCGTTGTGGAAACCACGCGTGAAAGAGCCGGTGTTGTAGGAGGAAAGTGCCTGGTGCAGGGCCTGCGTCCGGTCTGCTCCGGCATCGCGCGCCCGGTCATAGCCGTCGCGCAGCACGGTTTCCGCAGCCGTAAGATTGCGGCAGGCATCGAACACAGTGGCAGGCGTCAGCCCGAGCCAGGACAGGTTGGCACTGTTGATCTGCCCGAGGCCCATGTCGATGGACTTGCCCTCGGCGATCAGGCGGCTGGCAATCTGCGCGGCCTCATTGGCGGAGTGCGGCGCATAGGACGCCCGATCCGGACCGTTCACGCCGATGGCGAACGGGTTGAAGCCACTCTCGGCGGCGACGAGCTTTTCCATGATGGAGGGGGCGACACCGGGCGCGCAGTTTTCAGCGACGGCCCGGAACGCGGTGGCATTCATGGGCTCAGCCAGCGCGAGGCGCGGTGAGCCGATGGTGAATGCTGAAAGGATCAAGAGGGAGAGAAGGGAACCGCAGAGCGGTCGGAGGATCAGCCAGCGCAGAGCGCCGAGGCGATCACTCGGTGTCTTCGTCTTGTCCAGATTTAGGGGCAGGCACCCAAACGCCTTCGGCGTCGGGGAAAATGCGCATGTGGAAGCTGACCAGCGCGTCGGAAGACTTGAAAACGCGGGCTTCGCCAGTCTTCGAGGAAATGACCGGGCTGGCCGCGCCGTTCGACTGAACAGCCCAAAGCTCCCAGTTCCATCCTTTTGGGGTGTGAATCGGGCGGTAGTCGAGCTCGCCACCCTTCTCGAGGAAGTTTTGCACTGCATCAGTCGTAATCACGCGTGGGTTCCACATTGGCTGACACCTGTCGTTGGGAATTTCTGGACAGGTGCTGCGTATCCTTGAATCACGACTTTTTTCAACTTTAAAGCCCAAATTCGAAAAAAGCGCCAAAGTACCATAAATCGCCCATACCCATGATAAGAGCTTTAGGTCTGTTTGGCGCGTTTGACAAAGGGCGCTTCTTCTGGAAGTTTGGCGTCAGATTTTGTGCTTTGGCGCTATTCCTGACAGGCTCCGCAATAGGATGATCACCCCGCTGTGACCATCGTCAGAGCGGGACACCGGCGGGGACATGCCGATCAAAGATGTGAGGGGGCAGAGGCCTTGATCCTGGATGGACATGCGATGCGGCGCGCTGCTGCGACTGCCTTTACCTGTGCGGGCCTGTCCTTGGCAGCTCCCCCGGCTGCGCAAGCCTATCAGGTCGACTGTGCGATCCTGATCTGTCTGGCGGGAGGCTGGCCCGGCAGCACCGAGTGCAACGAAGCGCGATCCGTCTTCATCAGCAGGATCACGCCCTGGCCGGTGGAGCCTCCCTTGCAGATCTGGAACTGTCCCTTGGGCGTGTCTTACCGCCTGCCTCAGGGCCAGAACACTCTGCCTCTTCTGCGTGAAGCTGCCAGCACGTCCGTGACTTCGACCCCGCAACCATTTCCGGCCGTCTTGAAGGGGGTGCCTATTCCGAGGCCCGCGAGAGATGCAATGCTATCCCTGATCGCGGACTATGCCGATGAAAACGGCGTGGCGGATGTCGACATCAGCGGGTCAGAGTATGACTTCGTCCGATCCATCCGCGTCTACAACGTCGAGTATGCCCGTCAGCGTGAAAGCGGCGGTGACAATGGTGACTGCCGCCGGAGCGAGAACGTCCGCGTCGGCACCTATGGCGTGCAGGGCGACTTCAGCTGGTCTGGCAGTTCGGTGGCATCATTGCCGGATGCTTTCGAAGGTCTTGCCGGTTGGGGTGAGAGCTGCCCAAGCCTCTATCAGCGGTCCGTCTTCATCGACTGGACCGATTACCAAGGGAAATATGCCTTTGAGCAGGTGGATTACTGATCACCGCAGGTGCCGGCATCGATGATACCCGGCACGCCAGAGAAATAAGAATACGGCCACGAGAACCTTGACGAAAAGGAGCAGTAAGAACTTTAGAAATTAAAACCCCCGCGAAGGCGGCAACCTTTCACGGGGGCTGTAGGACTTAGGGCCGGCAAGCCCGTAATCATCCGAAATCATGGTTTAGTCTATCAGCTTCCCCACCTTGCAGGCAAGTCAAAACGCATTTGTGCGACCTGTAGACGTTTGCCTGCCGCCGCCTCGCTTCAAACGAACGAGGATTGAACAGATGCAAATATCTCAGGCCTTGCCTGTCCGACGGTGTGACGCCGTCAAGCCCACGCTTCCGCGCGGCATGGAGCGCGATGGCTTTGTTGCCCTTGTCGATGCGGTAGCGTCCAGCCTTGGCATAGGTGCCGCGGCGATGATGACCTTTCGCACGATGATCGCGGCGACCAGGCCAAGCGCGTTCAAGCGCGGCGCAGATGAACCCTGCTGCTATCTCAGCCAAAGTGAGATCGCGCATAAGCGTGGCGTGACGGCCTGTCGTATCCGGCAACACGAGGCGGCGCTTGTGCGCGCCGGGGTCATCGAGAAGCGGACGATGGCGAATGGTGCGCGGTCCGGCTTTTCCGGTTGCGGCGTCTTCTTCGGCGTGGCGATCGCGCGCGTCGAAGAGTTTCTGTCCATGCGTGACGAGATCGAGGCAGATCGCAGGGCTCATGCCCGTCTGCGTGGGCAGCGCAGTTCGCACAAGCGGCACCTGAAAGGTATTCTGTGCGAACTGGTTGAGCGTCATGGGCTGACAGCCGAGCTCGAGCGTATCCATCAGAAATTCGTCGAGTGGCCGTCAGGCCAGGCGCTTTACCGCATGTCGCTCAAAGAGCTTCAGAGCCATGAGGCTGAAGCTGAGGCGCTGACGATCTCGGCGTCTAACTTGCTGCATGAAACGCGTCATCGACCGCTCGAAAACGAGCGCTCCCATATACAAGATACAACTCAAGATTCTAACCAGGTAATCTGTAACGACCCTGTCGATACGCGGAGCGTGGGCAAGCCCACGCACTCGATTATTGATTGGCCGCAGCCTGATGGCCACGTCCATTGCTTAGAAAAGCAGGATGGGGCAGCCAACGAAGCGCACAAGTCCAAATTCATTCAGAACCTTGGCAGTGATCGTCTATATGACCTTTGTTCCGAAGAGATGAAGATGTGGCTCGACATCGAGCGCCAGAAGCGGGGCAGGTTGGACCTCCATTCCTTCTTGATCGCCGCGCAGAAACGTCTGCCTGAGCTGGGCATCCACCCATCCGCATGGGAGGAGGCCGTGGACATCCTGAGCGAGGACGCCGCGATGCTTTGTGTGGTGATCACTGATGCCAAGGTTGCCGATCCGGAGGTCACCATCCTTTACCCAGGTGGCTATCTTCGCGGCATGGTGCGCGCGCAGCGGACCGGATCTTTGAACATCATGGGAAGTCTGATTGGGCTCAATGAACGGAGCAGGAGGGAAACCGCCCGATTTGAACCGCCTGCTCGCCGGTCCCGGTGATTGTTAAGAGACGTCCATAATGACGTCATTAAAGACGTCTCCTACAGGGAGGCAGGGATGCGGGGCGAAATTCTGGGCGTGGAACGTCGGCGCCGGTGGAGTGACGACGAAAAGTTGGCGATTGTGCTTTCGGTCGGGGTGAATGGCGCGACGGTATCGCAAGTCGCGCAGCGCCACGAGATCAGGAGGCAGCAGATTTATGCCTGGCGATACGAACTGAGGAAGAAGGGGCTTCTTACGCCTGACGACGCGACGCAATTCCTGCCGGTTGATATTACACCGCCGCCCGGACCGCCGGAAGCGAGCGCCGCTGACGCGAACTCGGCGCTGGTCGAGGTGGTTTTGCGCAACGGCCGCAGCTTGCGGGTCGATGCCCGCGTGGACCCGGCGGTGCTGACCCGTTTGCTCCAAACGGTGGAGGCAGCATGATCGGCCCCGGCACCGGCGTTCGCGTTTACCTGGCCTGCGGTCACACGGATATGCGTAAGGGTATCGCGGGCCTGTCCGCCATCGCGCAGGACGTCCTGCGGCAGAGGCCGTCGAACGGAGCCGTGTTCGCGTTCCGTGGGCGCCGGGGCGACAGGGTGAAACTCTTGTATTGGGATGGGCAGGGATTTTGCCTGTATTACAAAGTCCTGGAGAAGGGACGCTTTCCCTGGCCCTCGGCGACGGACGGAAGTGTCCGGCTGACTTCGGCGCAACTGGCGATGCTGTGGGAAGGAATCGACTGGCGGCGACCGGACTGGGGCGCGCCGCCTGCCCGGGCGGGGTGACTTATCTCTATGGAATCCCTTGTTTTTATGGTGCCTGATCTGTGGATATGGTATCCAGCGCCATGTCCGCAGAAGCCACGCCCCTCCCCAATGATCCCGCCGCTCTGAAAGCGATGATCGCTGCCTTGCAGGCGGAAAACCAGAAGATGTCGGCCAGTCTGCGGGCACATGATCTGCTGGTGCAAGCGCTGCGCGTGCGCATTGCCAAACTGCAAAAGCAGAAGTTCGGGCCGAGCTCGGAAAAGATCGAGCGCGAGATCGAACAATTGGAACTGGCGCTGGAAGACTTGCAGGTAGCCCTGGCTGAGGCGGAAGACACGCCGCCGGACGACGAGGACGCGTCGGACACCGAAGAACAGGTCTCGGCAGCAGAAGAGCCCAAGCAACGCCGCCGTCCGAAGGTGTCCAAGGATACGCCTCGCGAACGCCGTGAACTCGATCCCGGCGACAGCTGCCCGGACTGCGGCGGCGATCTCCGTGTGGTGGGCGAGGACGTCAGCGAGTTGATCGACATGATCGCGGCGCAGTTGAAGGTCATTGAAATCGCGCGGGTCAAGAAATCCTGTCGGCGCTGCGAAAAGATGGTGCAGGAGCCTGCACCCAGCCGCCCGATCCCGCGCAGCATGGCAGGTCCGAACCTTCTGGCCTACGTGCTGACCTCGAAATTCGACGACCACGTGCCATTATATCGCCAGAACGAGATCTTCGCCCGCATGGGGGCGGACATCCCGGACACGACGTTGGTCGACTGGTGCGGTGGGGCAATGAAGACGCTGGCGCCTCTGATCGAGAAGATCGAGGCCAAGATCATGGCCAGCGATCTTCTGCATGCAGATGACACCCCCATCCGGGTGCTGGATCGCAGCCGCCGTGACAAGGGGCTTGGCAAGGGTGTCAAGAAAGGCCGGATTTGGGCCTATGTGCGCGATCAGCGCCCGTGGTCGGGCACGGCTCCGCCCGGAGCGGTCTACCGGTTCGCCCCGGACTGGAAGGAAGAGCATGTCCTTGCCCATCTCGGTGAGACCAGCGGCATTCTCCAGGCGGATGGATACAAGGGTTATGCCAAGCTCTACGCCACCGATCTGGACGGCAGAAGCCAGTTCCGAGAGGCAGCATGTTGGGCGCACCTACGCCGCGACTTCCACGATGTCTGGACCGCAACGAAATCCGAAATCGCGCGCGCGGCGCTCGACCGGATCGGAAAGCTATACGACATCGAACGGGAAATCAGCGGCAAGCCCGCCGAGGTGCGGCTGGCCGTGCGCCAAAAGGAAAGCAAACCCAAGGTCGCTGCGTTCCGGGACTGGGCCGAAAAGCAGCTCACTCGCATTCCCGGCAAGAGCGAACTCGCCAAGGCGTTCCGCTACGGGCTGAGCCGCTGGTCCTCGTTCACACTCTTCCTTGACGACGGGCGTGTGGCCATCGACAATAATCCCGCCGAGCGCGCGCTGAGACCCATTGGCGTCGGCAGACGGAACTGGTTATTCGCGGGCTCGGATACCGGCGGTGAAACGCTCGCCCGCGCGATGACCGTCATTGAGACGGCGAAGATGAACGGACTCGATCCGCAGGCCTACCTGGCTGATGTCTTGGACCGTATCCACGATCACATGAACAACCGGCTGGCCGAATTGCTTCCTTGGAACTGGAAGCCTTCAGAACAAACACGCAAAGAGGCTGCGTAATGGCAACAACCACCTACGTCTGTTCCATCGCCCATGTCGCCAGCCGACTGGACGAAGATCCCGAACTCCTTGAAGCCATCGTTAGCAACGACGACAACCTCTCATACGGCAACATAGTCAGCGTTCACATCGGGCCGGACGATTACATCACGGCGCTCACCGACGATGGCATCGAAGAACTGCGCGACATGCTCACATCCGCACGCGGGTCCCTCAAGG
Protein-coding sequences here:
- the virB5 gene encoding Type IV secretion system protein virB5 precursor; this encodes MTRLLMSAAALALSLSTTAHAQGVPVVDTAAIANAKAEFVKEIAQMVEELEQAKALYASINGLTDMDSIVSALNSPDVRELFGADAMQIASDFDIDLDDLGDLAGKAQDAADFSALDGANIDADDFYQSELDRIRNQSARDTAVGDRIVSLSDDRLAGLEQLRSKIGTVSTQKEVDALNARIAVEQAMLQNDTNRIQGLAMLQQAQRQVEEQRQTEVAAQRRAKESAAFTSIYGDDSF
- the virB4_4 gene encoding Type IV secretion system protein virB4, translating into MGLTGKIKTENTADRYLPFIRHSDAHTIITRNRGAFQMLKLEGVSFRTADTQFINTLHNQLSHALRNIADDTAMAYVHVVRATDDDYPSGTFITDLARWIDESYRSRIEAKRLFRNDLYLTVYMQPRSLPGGRLAKGVRRARSSQIEVDQDLLDDLDDKTTQLTRSLSRFRPRKLSIIRDHRDLLISEPASVLKQLISGRYEPVPLVHGTIGNAIYTDRVIFGREALEIRHAAASTYGAMFGIKEYHARTRPNMFDNLLTAPFRFVLTQSFRCTAKNEAMRQMTLKEGRLRNANDPAVSQADGLRDARDDLMSGEFVMGEHNLSLTVLTEDAKELKARAADAHNLLSESGAVVAREDMGLEPQFWAQLPGNHAHRARVAMVTSRNYTAMSPLHNYPTGHRHGNEWGDAVSKLQTSAGSPFYFNFHVGDLGHTFICGPSGSGKTVVQTFLLSQLEKFGAKRVLFDKDCGAEIFVRASGGSYLDFQSGRPTGCAPFMAIELDADGQTFMVELVKSMLGGGRATFSAEDVRRIEMAVAGLSNIPRAGRTVSALRELLGFGGSAEDIGNRLDRWLNNERLGWVFDNPEDTIAFDADLVGFDITAFLDDPEIRNPIMMYLMRRVENLITGQRIAIFIDEFWKALSDPYFSDFVKNKLKVIRKQNGIIVAGTQSASDVVNSPIARTIIEQCASQIFFGSDRASRKDLVDEFGLSEREFQIVRDELPLGHFLIKQAQNSVVCDLDLSGLDDVLTVLSGRTATNAIMHALMQDHPAPKDWLPRLFQKRKDLR
- the virB3 gene encoding Type IV secretion system protein virB3, whose translation is MEKVKMNEDVLFLALTRPAMIFGIPVEAFAMCCGIGGLAMIAADSIFYLPIAIPLLGVSRLIVERDQNAFQILFRWLDTNARCRNRSLWGGSSTSPLRLRRLYKIEEID
- a CDS encoding Type IV secretory pathway, VirB2 components (pilins); this encodes MKTFLTRHRSIGAPMFLAAVLTATAQPAAAAGFTDFLNNILDEFESAKQPIALIALMFIGAGWLFNFVDLRRAAWAVGGVVLIYASSEVLSMITG
- the virB1 gene encoding Type IV secretion system protein virB1; the encoded protein is MNATAFRAVAENCAPGVAPSIMEKLVAAESGFNPFAIGVNGPDRASYAPHSANEAAQIASRLIAEGKSIDMGLGQINSANLSWLGLTPATVFDACRNLTAAETVLRDGYDRARDAGADRTQALHQALSSYNTGSFTRGFHNGYVARVLGEGSVTAPSIEKRSPSLSDDKDSAKRWDVFGAATGSNALVFQ
- a CDS encoding replication initiation protein RepC; amino-acid sequence: MQISQALPVRRCDAVKPTLPRGMERDGFVALVDAVASSLGIGAAAMMTFRTMIAATRPSAFKRGADEPCCYLSQSEIAHKRGVTACRIRQHEAALVRAGVIEKRTMANGARSGFSGCGVFFGVAIARVEEFLSMRDEIEADRRAHARLRGQRSSHKRHLKGILCELVERHGLTAELERIHQKFVEWPSGQALYRMSLKELQSHEAEAEALTISASNLLHETRHRPLENERSHIQDTTQDSNQVICNDPVDTRSVGKPTHSIIDWPQPDGHVHCLEKQDGAANEAHKSKFIQNLGSDRLYDLCSEEMKMWLDIERQKRGRLDLHSFLIAAQKRLPELGIHPSAWEEAVDILSEDAAMLCVVITDAKVADPEVTILYPGGYLRGMVRAQRTGSLNIMGSLIGLNERSRRETARFEPPARRSR
- a CDS encoding IS2 repressor TnpA — encoded protein: MRGEILGVERRRRWSDDEKLAIVLSVGVNGATVSQVAQRHEIRRQQIYAWRYELRKKGLLTPDDATQFLPVDITPPPGPPEASAADANSALVEVVLRNGRSLRVDARVDPAVLTRLLQTVEAA
- a CDS encoding Transposase, which encodes MIGPGTGVRVYLACGHTDMRKGIAGLSAIAQDVLRQRPSNGAVFAFRGRRGDRVKLLYWDGQGFCLYYKVLEKGRFPWPSATDGSVRLTSAQLAMLWEGIDWRRPDWGAPPARAG
- a CDS encoding Transposase gives rise to the protein MSAEATPLPNDPAALKAMIAALQAENQKMSASLRAHDLLVQALRVRIAKLQKQKFGPSSEKIEREIEQLELALEDLQVALAEAEDTPPDDEDASDTEEQVSAAEEPKQRRRPKVSKDTPRERRELDPGDSCPDCGGDLRVVGEDVSELIDMIAAQLKVIEIARVKKSCRRCEKMVQEPAPSRPIPRSMAGPNLLAYVLTSKFDDHVPLYRQNEIFARMGADIPDTTLVDWCGGAMKTLAPLIEKIEAKIMASDLLHADDTPIRVLDRSRRDKGLGKGVKKGRIWAYVRDQRPWSGTAPPGAVYRFAPDWKEEHVLAHLGETSGILQADGYKGYAKLYATDLDGRSQFREAACWAHLRRDFHDVWTATKSEIARAALDRIGKLYDIEREISGKPAEVRLAVRQKESKPKVAAFRDWAEKQLTRIPGKSELAKAFRYGLSRWSSFTLFLDDGRVAIDNNPAERALRPIGVGRRNWLFAGSDTGGETLARAMTVIETAKMNGLDPQAYLADVLDRIHDHMNNRLAELLPWNWKPSEQTRKEAA